AAGTTAATCCTATCCTAGATGAAAAAAATAAAACAGCGACGGTTGCTGTTGCCTTAATGGGTTCTTTGTTTGGAGAAAAGTTAGTGTAAAGTAGATTACACTGCTTTTACATAATGCAAGACAATTAAACAGTAACTTCCTCGTTACTGTTTTTTGGTTAGATGAATATATTGAATGATTAAAGTATCCAGTTCTGCGCTGACCTCTACTACTCGATTATCTCTTATTGAGGAATATCCTGCCAAATGAATCATTCTTTCTCTATATTCTTCTATTCTGGTTAACAGCTGTTCTGCTATCATAGTAAAGACATCCTCACTTTGTTTTGTATTTTTAAACAATTTACCCAATATTAATTTAATTAAACAATAAATGTTAAAATTTGATAAAATTAAAGTAATTATTTTTTGAAACCTTTTAGCGTGCGATTCGTAAGTATCGTATAGCCGCATGAGCGGGGGTAATACACAAAATGGAAGTCATCATTAAACAGAGGATTAATCAGGTCTTAAAGGGAGACCAAAATGCGTTTGGGGAAATTGTTGAATTGTATAAGGATAAGGTTTTTCAATTGTGCTTTAGAATGCTTGGAAACCGTCATGAGGCCGAGGATATGGCACAAGAGGCATTCGTTCGTGCATTTGTTAATATTCACCGATTTAATATTCAAATGAAGTTTTCAACATGGTTATACCGAATTGCAACAAATTTATGTATTGACAGAATCCGTAAAAAGAAACCAGATTACTTCTTGGATGCTGAAGTAGCTGGGACAGATGGGTTAAATATGTATTCAATAATTGCTGATGATAGTGCTTTACCTGAAGATGAGGTAGAGTCATTAGAGCTGCAGGAGACCATACAAGACGAGATTCTAAAGCTTCCAGAGAAGTATCGATCGGTGATTGTCTTGAAGTACATTGAGGAATTATCCCTAAAAGAAATAAGCGATATTTTGGATCTGCCAATTGGAACGGTCAAAACGAGAATTCACCGAGGCCGTGAAGCATTGAGAAAACAATTGAGTAACTTTTAAAAAGAAGGTGAAAAACGATGAGTTGCCACGAGGATATCGTTGACTATATGCATGATTATTTAGACGAAGCGATAACAGAAGAAAACAAAGAACATTTACGAGAACATTTGCAAAGTTGTGCTGATTGTCGTTCCTATTTTCATGATATGAAAAAGGCGATAGCTCTAGTTCAGAGTACGGCTAGGATTAAAGCGCCCGATGATTTTACAGCACGAGTAATGGCAAGTATTCCGAAGGAAAAGAAAAACATAGGGATGAAACGCTATTTGAGAAATCACCCTCTATTAACAGCGGCTTCATTGTTTATTGTCCTAATGGGCGGGTCGGTTTTCTCAACTTGGGGTGAGGAACAAAACTTTGCCGTGTCTAAGCAAGAAAACATTGTAGTTGAAAATGAAATGGTCATTATACCAGCCGGAAAAGTAGTTAAGGGCGACGTAGTAGTTAAGAATGGCGATATACGTATTGAAGGTGAAGTAAAGGGCGATGTAACGATTATTAATGGGGAGCAGTACTTGGCTTCTGCTGGTAAGGTAACGGGACAAATTGTTGTGATTGATGAGATGTTTGAATGGCTCTGGTTTAAAGTGAAAAGTACAGGAAAAGCTTTATTTAAGGGAGACGAGAACGAATAAATATAACTGACTTACTTGTATAATGAAGTAGAGCCTTTGCCCTATGGGTGCAGGCTTGTTTGGGTTTGCATATACTTAGGATTGTGTTTTTTTTCCTATTTACTAGGTATACTAACTTTAGAAGAATAAGAACATTAGTGGTATAATGGTTTAGTTACGATTAGCGTAAACGTTTTACTGATTGGAGGAAAAACCATGTCATTATCCACATTATCCAATCTTCCATTCATTGATTATGT
The Peribacillus sp. FSL H8-0477 genome window above contains:
- a CDS encoding aspartyl-phosphate phosphatase Spo0E family protein, with amino-acid sequence MIAEQLLTRIEEYRERMIHLAGYSSIRDNRVVEVSAELDTLIIQYIHLTKKQ
- a CDS encoding anti-sigma factor family protein produces the protein MSCHEDIVDYMHDYLDEAITEENKEHLREHLQSCADCRSYFHDMKKAIALVQSTARIKAPDDFTARVMASIPKEKKNIGMKRYLRNHPLLTAASLFIVLMGGSVFSTWGEEQNFAVSKQENIVVENEMVIIPAGKVVKGDVVVKNGDIRIEGEVKGDVTIINGEQYLASAGKVTGQIVVIDEMFEWLWFKVKSTGKALFKGDENE
- the sigW gene encoding RNA polymerase sigma factor SigW produces the protein MEVIIKQRINQVLKGDQNAFGEIVELYKDKVFQLCFRMLGNRHEAEDMAQEAFVRAFVNIHRFNIQMKFSTWLYRIATNLCIDRIRKKKPDYFLDAEVAGTDGLNMYSIIADDSALPEDEVESLELQETIQDEILKLPEKYRSVIVLKYIEELSLKEISDILDLPIGTVKTRIHRGREALRKQLSNF